Within Runella rosea, the genomic segment GCAAAACCTAGAAAACCTCGTCAGCCTTTCAGCGAGCGGCTTTCGTTATCGGCTTATTATGCCCCAGAGCTCAATAAACTTAATCTAAGAAGAGACAATATTGATGCTTTTGAGTTTGGTCACGAAAGTATTACAGGCACCCAAGTAGCAGGTATACGTGTTGGTATTAAACTATCCGACAATCTAAGCCTGTTGACGGGGCTAGAACACCAAACCATCCGCTTTGAACATTCAGGGCTCAATAAAGAAACCTTGATTGCTCAGAATATAAACGGTCAGCCCACATTTTTCAAAAAAACGGTCTTTGGCATTGCACAAATCCCCGGAGATTTCTATACTTCCAACCCAGCGGTAGGCAGTAGAGTAGTGCTTGAAAGTGACGAAGATAATTTTGTGCAATTTTTACGCATTCCGTTGGCGTTCAGTTATGATTTTTACCGTCAGAAGCTGCACTGGTTTGAGCAAAGAAACACCGTTTTAAAACTCTATACCATTGTAGGTGGCTATTGGGCCACTCCAACAAAGCAGCAAATGAAAGTAGAAATTTATGAACCAGACGGACATGATTTTTATACAACACTCACCCATTTCCAAAATACAAGCGCAAATGTTGGGTTGAATGTGGGGTTAGGAGCAGAAATACGTTATGGCCAACATTGGAGTCTATTTGGAGAACCCTACTATCAAACTAATATGCAAAGTATGGTTCAAAATTTGCCTCTCCGGACGTTTGTGGGCGGATTTGGATGCCATTTTGGGCTAAAATATCAAATGAAAAAATAAGAAATTACCATCTTTTAAAAGTGCCGACCAACAATGTTCGGCACTTTTTTTTGTGGGTCACCCCACCTTTTATTCAAAATTACGCTCTTACTGACGAAAACATGCAATCCCACGTAACCAGAATTTTAAAATGATTAACCAAGAAAAAATCAACCGCAATGCATTTTTGAAGAATTTAGGATTAAAAGGGGCCGCCCTCATGGCTGTCTATTGTGGTGGAAATAGCCTGACAAGTTGCCAAAATGATTCCGCAGTAACTCCCCTAGCGGCCGACATTATACTTGACCTAAGCGACAGTAAATACGCTGCCCTCAAAGCCAATAATGGTTATGTGGTACTTTCTGCCCAAAATGTAGTGGTAGCTCGTACTGCTACCAACACTTACGTAGCCGTAACGCTCATCTGTAGCCACGAACAAAGGCGCGAAATCACTTATAGGTCAGGGGAGTTTTATTGCACTGCTCACGGAGCCCGTTTCGACAACGCAGGAAAAGGACTGAACACCGAAGGTAAAAAGGGGCTGACAGTTTATACCACCTCACTCAATGGCACCACACTTACGGTAAAAGCCGCTTAACTATCATGCAGGCATTCAGTCTGACACTTCTTTAACGCCATAAAATGAAAAAATACTCACTTCTTCTACTGATCAGCTTGATTACGATTGTTGCACACGCCCAAGACGATTTGTTGGACGAACTCAATAAAATTCAAAAGCCGGTTGTAAACTATGCCTCGGCTACGTTCAAGTCAAGTCGTATCGTATCGGGGCATTCGATAGAAACCGTCGCGGCTAAGCACCTTGACTTCAGAATCTCACACCGATTCGGTGCATTGAATTCGGGGTATCAAGAGTTGTTTGGTCTGGATCAATCTCAAATTCGGTTAGGATTTGAATTTGGTCTTACTGACCGCCTCACCGTAGGCGTAGGGCGTAACAGCTACCAAAAAACCTACGATTATTATGCTAAGTACAAACTGTTGCGGCAAGCCTCAGGAGCCAAAGTAATGCCGGTCACAGTGGCATTGTTGGCCGCGGCCTACACCAATACCATGCCCTCTCAGCCCAATGCCCGTTTTTTTAACAATTTAGAACGCCAAACTTATTGTGGGCAGTTGTTGATTGCCCGAAAATTTGGGGAGCGGGTTTCGCTACAGCTTTCTCCTTCGATACTGCACCGCAACAAAGTAGAAACCGAAAATGACGCCAATACTTTGTATAGCTTGGGCATGGGCGGCCGCTTCAAATTGACGCGCCGTACGTCGTTTAACATTGAATATTACTACACTCCTACCTCCGCAGATGAAATCTCCCTACGTGATCCACAGTTTAAAAATGCCCTTTCCATCGGCTTCGACATCGAAACGGGCGGCCACGTATTCCAACTCCATTTTACCAACTCCAAGGGAATGACCGAAAAATACCTCATCGGTCAAACCGAAGGAATGTGGCAAAACGGTGATATCTTCTACGGATTCAATGTATCGAGGGTCTTCAGTTTTGATAAAAGCGCCAAGAAAACTCACAAATAATTTCATTCCAAAAATCAAACAATCATGAAAGCACGATTGGTTATTCCTTTGATTATCATATACTTCATTTCTTTTCAGGCAAAATCTCAGTTGTTTATTACGCAGGGGGGCGAAACGAGTTTTTTCTCCGAAACCCCTTTAGAAAACATCTCTGCTCTCAATAAACAAGTGGCGGCAATTATCAACACTTCGACCTCGGAAGTGGCCGTGAGAATTCAGAATGTAGCGTTTCACTTTCCCAATAAACTCATGGAAGAGCACTTCAATGAAAACTACATGGAATCTGAAAAATATCCCAATTCGACGTTTAAAGGAAAGATACAAGAAGTGATTGATTTCAAAAAAGAAGGGGTATATGATGTATCTGCCAAGGGCATTTTAGAGATGCACGGGGTAAAACAAGAACGAGTCATTAAGGGGAAACTAACGGTTGGAAAAGAGCAATTAACCTTTGTCGGTAACTTCGACGTAAAACTTGCTGACCATAAAATAGAAATCCCGACGTTGGTGATGGCCAAAATCGCCGAGTCGCTGACCGTCAAAAATCATTTTGTCTTTACCCAAAAAAAATAAAGCCATGAAAACGCTTAACTTTTTTCTCTTCATTGGCATTGTCGGGTTATTTATTTCTTGCCTCTACGACAAACCTACCCCCGAAACCTCTTCAAACACTACACCCGGCCCGACCAATCCCTCAAATAGTACAAATACTGCCACGGGCATCACCCTGACCTGCACCATTGTTCCAAACACGACGGCGAGTGACCAAGTATGTTTTAATACCCAAATCCTTCCGCTAATTGTGAGCAATTGCGCCACCAGCGGCTGCCATGATGCCAAAAGTAGGGAAGACGGGTATGAATTAACGAGCTATAAAACCATCACGAGCAAAGGCATCAATATCAGTAAGCCCCTCAGCAGCAAGCTATACCAAGTAATGATTGATACCGGAAAAGACCGAATGCCCCCTTCTACACCGCTCTCCAAAGCCCAAACCGCCTTGTTTCTTAAATGGATTCAACAAGGCGCGAAGGAAACGATCTGCAATGTAAGCGTTGATACGACCAATGTAACCTTCTCAAAATCAGTGAAACCCCTGTTGGACACTTATTGTGTAGGTTGCCACAAAACAGGTGCTTCATCGGGAAGTGTACTATTAGACAGTTATAATAGCGTAAAAATTTACGTTGACAACCAACGGCTTTTTGGCACAATGGGCTCGCAACAAGGCTACTCACCCATGCCCCCCACTGGAAAATTGACGGATTGCCAACTATTAGTAGTCCAAAAATGGATTTTGCAAGGGGCTAAGAATGACTAGAATGTTTTCGATTCCTCTCTATCGATGTTCAAAATTATCTACAAATTGCCTTTCCGCATTTCCTTCACGGCATAATCTGCCGCCCGAGCGGTCAGGGCCATGTAGGTCAGGGATGGATTTTGGGTCGAAGTAGAGGTCATACAACCGCCGTCGGTCACGAATACATTTTTGCAGGCGTGCATCTGATTCCATTTATTCAGCATCGAGGTTTTGGGGTCTTTGCCCATCCGGATACCGCCCATTTCGTGATTTTCGTTGCCTGGCACCCGCTTCGTGTCCATCGATTTGATATTGGTGAAGCCTGCTTTGGTGAACATTTCGGTAAATTGCTCATAAAAATCCTTCAACATTTTCATATCGTTATCATCAAAATCGACCGACATCCGCAATTGCGGAATTCCCCAATCATCCTTTAGGTTCGGGTCGAGGCGTACATGATTGCTTTCTTTGGTCAACACCTCCCCCATCATATTGGCTCCGATGCTCCAACCTTCTTCGGAAGGTCTGGAAAGTTGGTCTTTGAGTTCCTCCCCAAAGAATCCATCTGTCGGAACACCCATTTTTGACGAGCCAATCGAAGCGGCATAGCCCCGCAAAAAGTCAGTTTCTTGTTTTGTAACATTTCTAAAACGCGGCAAATAAGCACCGTTGGGTCGCTTTCCTTCGGTGGTGGTATCGTGAAAACCATCGTACTCGGCAGAAACTCGACCACGGTAATTATGGAATCCAATGTATTTTCCCAACACACCGCTGTCGTTGCCAAAACCGTTTGGAAAACGATTAGAAGTAGAATTAAGCAGAATCAGATTAGAATTGAGTGCTGAAGCGTTCAGGAAAATGATTTTCGCGTAGTATTCCGTCATCTCTTTCGTGTTGGCATCAATGACGCGCACGCCCGTTGCCTTTCCTTTTTTCTCGTCATAAATCACTGAGTGCACCACCGAATGCGTTTTTAGGGTCATTTTGCCCGTTTTTTCGGCCCAAGGCAACGTCGACGCATTGGTACTAAAGTAGCCGCCGTAGGGGCACCCGCGCTCACAAAGCGTCCGATTTTGGCACTTAGCCCGGCCTTGTTGATAGTGAATAGGCTTGGGTTCAGTGAGATTGGCCGTACGGCCGATGATGATGTGCCGATCGGTATAGTTTTTAGCGACCTGCTGACTGAAGTGTTTTTCGACACAACTCATTTCGTGCGGGGGCAAAAACTCCCCGTCGGGTAGGTTAGGCAATCCGTCTTTGTTGCCCGAAATACCCGCAAATTTCTCGACATAGCTGTACCAAGGTGCAATATCAGCGTAACGAATGGGCCAATCAACCGCAAAACCGTCACGGGCAGGGCCTTCAAAATCAAAGTCCGACCAGCGCTGTGTTTGCCGCGCCCACAAAAGCGAGCGTCCGCCTACCTGATAGCCGCGCATCCACGAAAAAGGCTTCTCTTGCACAAAAGGGTGCTCGAAATCTTTCACCACAAAGTGCAGCGTTGGCTCTTTGAAAATATAGTGCCCACTCGAAGCAGGGCTTTTTTGTTTTAACTCCATCGGAACCTCCCCTAAATGCGGAAACTCCCAGGGATTTTTCATCGCAGTTGGATAATCTGTAATGTGTTTTACATCCCGCCCGCGTTCCAAAACCAGCGTTCTTAAGCCTCTTCCAGTCAGCTCTTTAGCGGCCCAGCCCCCGCTGATACCCGTGCCAATCACGATGGCATCAAAGCGATTCGTCGCACCGGTACGTTCTTTGATGGAATCTATGTTAAAGTAACTCATGTTGATTCATATTCCCTCGGCTGTGGACCTCCGAAGGTAAAGTTAAGTGGGTTAGATTCTACACTATAAAAAAGTATGGTCTGTTTTGACTTACTGTCTATTGAACAAAAATAACGGTCTTTTTGCTTTCCTTCTATAAAGTTCTTAAAAACAAACTATATCTCTGAGGCCTACTTCACTTCCGTCGTGTTTTCTAAACAGCAACATCCTCAAAAATATCCATTCATCAAGCCCCTTTTCCGTTGGTTATAATCCCGTTGGCAAGTTTCACCAACACCCCTACATTTGACCCATCAAAACAGCCAAGAACAACCAACAATATTATAATAGCCATGGAAACAAACAGATTATATCGCATTACCAATCAATCAGTTATCGGAGGAGTGGCAGCTGGAATGGCGCATCATTTCGGGATAGACCGCGCACTGGTACGCATCCTGTTTGTGCTAGCTTTTTTCTTCACCGCAGGGTTTCCTACCGTCATGATTTACATTATTTTGTGGGCAGTGCTACCGACCGCCATTAAAGAATCAACGGATACGAGCGTGATTCGTATCTAGGGGTTGAAGTGAAACAGTGTTTGCAAATGAATG encodes:
- a CDS encoding QcrA and Rieske domain-containing protein; amino-acid sequence: MINQEKINRNAFLKNLGLKGAALMAVYCGGNSLTSCQNDSAVTPLAADIILDLSDSKYAALKANNGYVVLSAQNVVVARTATNTYVAVTLICSHEQRREITYRSGEFYCTAHGARFDNAGKGLNTEGKKGLTVYTTSLNGTTLTVKAA
- a CDS encoding DUF5777 family beta-barrel protein; this translates as MKKYSLLLLISLITIVAHAQDDLLDELNKIQKPVVNYASATFKSSRIVSGHSIETVAAKHLDFRISHRFGALNSGYQELFGLDQSQIRLGFEFGLTDRLTVGVGRNSYQKTYDYYAKYKLLRQASGAKVMPVTVALLAAAYTNTMPSQPNARFFNNLERQTYCGQLLIARKFGERVSLQLSPSILHRNKVETENDANTLYSLGMGGRFKLTRRTSFNIEYYYTPTSADEISLRDPQFKNALSIGFDIETGGHVFQLHFTNSKGMTEKYLIGQTEGMWQNGDIFYGFNVSRVFSFDKSAKKTHK
- a CDS encoding YceI family protein, translating into MKARLVIPLIIIYFISFQAKSQLFITQGGETSFFSETPLENISALNKQVAAIINTSTSEVAVRIQNVAFHFPNKLMEEHFNENYMESEKYPNSTFKGKIQEVIDFKKEGVYDVSAKGILEMHGVKQERVIKGKLTVGKEQLTFVGNFDVKLADHKIEIPTLVMAKIAESLTVKNHFVFTQKK
- a CDS encoding GMC oxidoreductase; the encoded protein is MSYFNIDSIKERTGATNRFDAIVIGTGISGGWAAKELTGRGLRTLVLERGRDVKHITDYPTAMKNPWEFPHLGEVPMELKQKSPASSGHYIFKEPTLHFVVKDFEHPFVQEKPFSWMRGYQVGGRSLLWARQTQRWSDFDFEGPARDGFAVDWPIRYADIAPWYSYVEKFAGISGNKDGLPNLPDGEFLPPHEMSCVEKHFSQQVAKNYTDRHIIIGRTANLTEPKPIHYQQGRAKCQNRTLCERGCPYGGYFSTNASTLPWAEKTGKMTLKTHSVVHSVIYDEKKGKATGVRVIDANTKEMTEYYAKIIFLNASALNSNLILLNSTSNRFPNGFGNDSGVLGKYIGFHNYRGRVSAEYDGFHDTTTEGKRPNGAYLPRFRNVTKQETDFLRGYAASIGSSKMGVPTDGFFGEELKDQLSRPSEEGWSIGANMMGEVLTKESNHVRLDPNLKDDWGIPQLRMSVDFDDNDMKMLKDFYEQFTEMFTKAGFTNIKSMDTKRVPGNENHEMGGIRMGKDPKTSMLNKWNQMHACKNVFVTDGGCMTSTSTQNPSLTYMALTARAADYAVKEMRKGNL
- a CDS encoding PspC domain-containing protein, whose amino-acid sequence is METNRLYRITNQSVIGGVAAGMAHHFGIDRALVRILFVLAFFFTAGFPTVMIYIILWAVLPTAIKESTDTSVIRI